The Streptomyces camelliae genome window below encodes:
- a CDS encoding SCO5717 family growth-regulating ATPase encodes MNSDRDGIRGGWDTPDDDQTDAESAIEMTGEFTIDYAPPAWYTQNASGSTGTAGGAGGAGGFTGSTGSGDAGAAGAAATPAVPPFPANTPVAGPTPPPPVPHPQPVGTPPQGTPYAPPQGTPYAPPQGTPYAPPPHPPAPVQGAVQGAPFAPPVPPVQPAPPVGSPMPMPQLPQGFEPQQQPAVPPVQPEVPAPAPAVVPEPETSNGDLESGATMRFSAVALKREMAEIAERAAAVKKEAEAVETSGTDADESTRTEGPAEAEPTAAAAAEASAEGVESVEGSGAGEAGSGAATRDDAVAGDAGSDGSAVGDDSEQGQGEDEDGSSLRQAEDAADVSGPASEDEDKGASESAGAGAGEAGDADAVSRPEGSADGSDASASEPTDAAARGAEASSTAAPADAPQDAVTPAAPAPQDAQPAWTPPPAPQGVPPLPPSYQPAAPAPAAQWPVQPGQPVPQQPAPLPGQQPPFQPQAPQPAPAAWNQPGQPGQPNAPQPGQPAAPLAAPGPQPQPLPQPQGSAAPGGYGFPQPPAPQPGANAQTQPGGYGFPQPPTAQPDANAQAQPGGYGFPQPPTAQPDANAQAQPGGYGFPQPPTAQPDANAQAQPGGYGFPQPPAPQPNPNGPTVPGGYGFPPPQGQVPQAPQVPQPPQAPVDPRTGAAWPQPIQHDQRQPTNPGAAPLGYTAAVELSADRLLNNKKQKAKSGRPTAASSRFKLGGKKEEAERLRKLELIRTPVLSCYRIAVISLKGGVGKTTTTTALGSTLATERQDKILAIDANPDAGTLGRRVRRETGATIRDLVQAIPYLNSYMDIRRFTSQAPSGLEIIANDVDPAVSTTFNDEDYRRAIDVLGRQYPVILTDSGTGLLYSAMRGVLDLADQLIIISTPSVDGASSASTTLDWLSAHGYADLVSRSLTVISGVRETGKMIKVEDIVAHFETRTRAVVVVPFDEHLAAGAEVDLDMMRPRTREAYFNLAALVAEDFVRHQQSHGLWTSDGNPPPVAAPPMPGQPVPGQPMPGQPMPGQPYPPQVPGQPYPPQQGQPGQPYPPQAPAPGQQPYAGQQGQPGQPYPQAPGQELYGYPQPPQGQQPPQQ; translated from the coding sequence TTCCCGGCGAACACTCCGGTTGCCGGGCCGACTCCGCCGCCTCCCGTCCCGCACCCGCAGCCCGTCGGCACCCCGCCGCAGGGCACTCCGTACGCGCCGCCGCAGGGCACCCCGTACGCTCCGCCGCAGGGCACCCCGTACGCTCCGCCGCCGCATCCGCCCGCGCCGGTGCAGGGGGCGGTGCAGGGGGCGCCCTTCGCGCCGCCGGTGCCGCCCGTGCAGCCTGCGCCGCCGGTGGGGAGTCCGATGCCGATGCCGCAGTTGCCGCAGGGGTTCGAGCCGCAGCAGCAGCCGGCCGTGCCGCCGGTCCAGCCCGAGGTCCCGGCGCCGGCGCCTGCCGTCGTACCTGAGCCGGAGACCAGCAACGGAGATCTGGAGAGCGGGGCCACCATGCGGTTCTCCGCCGTGGCACTGAAGCGCGAGATGGCCGAGATCGCCGAGCGCGCCGCGGCCGTCAAGAAGGAGGCCGAGGCCGTCGAGACCAGCGGTACGGATGCCGACGAGAGCACCCGTACCGAGGGCCCGGCGGAGGCTGAGCCGACTGCGGCTGCGGCTGCGGAGGCTTCCGCCGAGGGCGTGGAGAGCGTCGAGGGTTCGGGGGCCGGGGAGGCCGGGAGCGGTGCCGCCACGCGGGACGACGCCGTGGCCGGGGACGCCGGTTCGGACGGCTCCGCGGTCGGTGACGATTCGGAACAGGGTCAGGGCGAGGACGAGGACGGCAGCAGCCTCCGTCAGGCCGAGGATGCCGCTGATGTGTCCGGCCCCGCATCCGAGGACGAGGACAAGGGCGCGAGCGAGAGCGCAGGCGCGGGCGCGGGCGAGGCCGGAGACGCGGACGCCGTGTCGCGGCCGGAAGGCTCTGCCGACGGCTCCGACGCCAGCGCCTCGGAGCCCACGGACGCCGCCGCCCGGGGCGCCGAGGCGTCGAGCACTGCCGCCCCGGCCGACGCCCCCCAGGACGCCGTAACGCCCGCCGCTCCGGCCCCCCAGGACGCGCAGCCCGCTTGGACGCCGCCGCCCGCGCCGCAGGGTGTGCCGCCGCTGCCGCCCTCCTACCAGCCCGCTGCCCCGGCTCCGGCGGCCCAGTGGCCCGTGCAGCCCGGCCAGCCCGTGCCGCAGCAGCCCGCTCCCCTGCCGGGTCAGCAGCCGCCGTTCCAGCCGCAGGCCCCGCAGCCCGCGCCCGCCGCCTGGAATCAGCCCGGCCAGCCGGGCCAGCCCAACGCACCGCAGCCCGGACAGCCGGCCGCACCCCTGGCAGCACCTGGACCGCAGCCGCAGCCCCTGCCGCAGCCGCAGGGCTCCGCCGCACCCGGCGGTTACGGCTTCCCCCAGCCGCCCGCACCGCAGCCTGGCGCCAACGCTCAGACACAGCCGGGAGGTTACGGATTCCCGCAGCCGCCCACCGCCCAGCCGGACGCCAACGCTCAGGCACAGCCCGGTGGTTACGGATTCCCGCAGCCGCCCACCGCCCAGCCGGACGCCAACGCTCAGGCACAGCCCGGTGGTTACGGATTCCCGCAGCCGCCCACCGCCCAGCCGGACGCCAACGCTCAGGCACAGCCCGGTGGTTACGGATTCCCGCAGCCGCCCGCACCGCAGCCGAACCCCAACGGTCCTACGGTTCCCGGTGGTTACGGCTTCCCGCCACCGCAGGGCCAGGTGCCGCAGGCACCGCAGGTTCCTCAGCCCCCGCAGGCGCCGGTCGATCCGCGGACCGGTGCCGCGTGGCCGCAGCCGATCCAGCACGACCAGCGGCAGCCGACCAACCCCGGTGCGGCGCCGCTCGGTTACACCGCGGCGGTGGAGCTGTCCGCGGACCGGCTGCTCAACAACAAGAAGCAGAAGGCGAAGAGCGGGCGGCCCACGGCGGCGTCGAGTCGGTTCAAGCTCGGCGGCAAGAAGGAGGAGGCCGAGCGGCTGCGCAAGCTGGAGCTGATCCGTACGCCGGTGCTGTCCTGCTACCGGATCGCGGTCATCAGCCTCAAGGGCGGCGTGGGCAAGACCACGACGACCACCGCGCTCGGCTCCACGCTCGCCACCGAGCGGCAGGACAAGATCCTCGCGATCGACGCCAACCCGGACGCCGGTACGCTCGGGCGGCGCGTGCGGCGCGAGACCGGGGCCACCATTCGTGACCTCGTCCAGGCCATCCCGTATCTGAACTCGTACATGGACATCCGCCGGTTCACGTCCCAGGCGCCGTCCGGGCTCGAAATCATCGCCAACGACGTCGACCCGGCCGTGTCCACCACGTTCAACGACGAGGACTACCGGCGCGCGATCGACGTGCTCGGCCGCCAGTACCCGGTCATCCTGACCGACTCCGGCACCGGTCTGCTCTACAGCGCCATGCGTGGCGTGCTCGACCTCGCCGACCAGCTGATCATCATCTCGACGCCGTCCGTGGACGGTGCGAGCAGCGCCAGCACGACGCTGGACTGGCTGTCCGCGCACGGGTACGCCGACCTGGTCTCCCGGTCCCTCACGGTCATCTCCGGAGTCCGCGAGACCGGAAAGATGATCAAGGTCGAGGACATCGTGGCGCACTTCGAGACGCGGACCCGCGCGGTCGTGGTCGTGCCGTTCGACGAGCATCTGGCCGCCGGTGCCGAGGTCGACCTCGACATGATGCGGCCCCGGACGCGCGAGGCGTACTTCAACCTCGCCGCGCTGGTCGCCGAGGACTTCGTACGCCATCAGCAGTCGCACGGGCTGTGGACCAGCGACGGCAACCCGCCGCCGGTGGCCGCCCCGCCGATGCCGGGACAGCCGGTTCCCGGCCAGCCGATGCCCGGGCAGCCCATGCCGGGCCAGCCGTACCCGCCGCAGGTCCCGGGGCAGCCCTACCCGCCCCAGCAGGGACAGCCCGGTCAGCCGTACCCGCCGCAGGCCCCGGCCCCGGGGCAGCAGCCGTACGCGGGTCAGCAAGGACAGCCGGGTCAGCCGTACCCGCAGGCGCCCGGTCAGGAGCTGTACGGCTACCCCCAGCCCCCGCAGGGGCAGCAGCCGCCGCAGCAGTAG
- a CDS encoding bifunctional riboflavin kinase/FAD synthetase, with protein sequence MQRWRGLEDIPQDWGRSVVTIGSYDGVHRGHQLIIKHAVDRARELGVPAVVVTFDPHPSEVVRPGSHPPLLAPHHRRAELMAELGVDAVLILPFTTEFSKLSPADFVVKVLVDKLHAKAVVEGPNFRFGHKAAGNVEFLAEQGKTYDFEVEVVDLYVTGEAGGGKPFSSTLTRCLVAEGDVEGAREILGRPHRVEGVVVRGAQRGRELGFPTANVETLPHTAIPADGVYAGFLHAQGEVMPAAISVGTNPQFEGTERTVEAYAIDRVGLDLYGLHVAVDFLAYVRGQAKFDSLEALLEQMAADVKRCREIVAAEEE encoded by the coding sequence GTGCAGCGCTGGCGTGGCTTGGAGGACATCCCCCAGGACTGGGGGCGCAGCGTCGTCACCATCGGTTCCTACGACGGCGTCCACCGCGGCCACCAGCTGATCATCAAGCACGCCGTGGACCGCGCCCGCGAGCTGGGCGTGCCGGCCGTCGTCGTCACCTTCGACCCGCACCCCAGCGAGGTCGTCCGCCCCGGCAGCCACCCGCCGCTGCTCGCCCCGCACCACCGCCGGGCCGAACTGATGGCGGAGCTGGGCGTGGACGCGGTCCTCATCCTCCCCTTCACCACCGAGTTCTCGAAGCTGTCGCCCGCAGACTTCGTGGTGAAGGTCCTGGTGGACAAGCTGCACGCCAAGGCGGTCGTGGAGGGCCCGAACTTCCGCTTCGGCCACAAGGCCGCGGGCAACGTCGAGTTCCTCGCCGAGCAGGGCAAGACGTACGACTTCGAGGTCGAGGTCGTCGACCTGTACGTCACCGGTGAGGCGGGCGGCGGCAAGCCGTTCTCCTCGACCCTGACCCGCTGCCTGGTCGCCGAGGGCGACGTCGAGGGCGCCCGCGAGATCCTGGGCCGCCCGCACCGCGTCGAGGGCGTGGTCGTACGCGGCGCCCAGCGCGGCCGGGAGCTCGGCTTCCCCACCGCCAACGTGGAGACCCTGCCTCACACCGCCATCCCCGCCGACGGCGTCTACGCCGGTTTTCTGCACGCGCAGGGCGAGGTGATGCCGGCCGCGATCTCGGTCGGCACGAACCCGCAATTCGAGGGCACCGAGCGCACGGTGGAGGCGTACGCCATCGACCGCGTCGGCCTCGACCTGTACGGCCTGCACGTCGCCGTCGACTTCCTCGCGTACGTGCGCGGCCAGGCGAAGTTCGACTCGCTGGAGGCCCTGCTGGAGCAGATGGCCGCGGATGTGAAGCGGTGCCGGGAGATCGTGGCGGCGGAGGAGGAGTAA
- a CDS encoding S1 family peptidase produces the protein MAGRGPRTGSGRGEPADGTGERETPDGTGRTPAPPHAPPDPTPALVQIRDLAGRPRGIGFLADHDGTLLTSHEAVDGLPRLVLHAADEGTGERVRVVDASAVIPLPDRDLALIRTEGLGLVPLPLTVRERIDAGTYVRLPAGCWRQARVLAATEATYTATDRFHLLQDALELAIGTGGRDALRLGGGAAGAPVLDARTGAVLGVVGTALHSAQRDAAFAVPLRPADGPLGELLARNAATVPAYGADLNPAGILELTATSVGQAVPQSGPEPVERALPARELAAFTDGDRRVLALVGAPGSGRTTELAALAARRARTERPAPTLWLRGADLADADGSVADAARRTLERAARIVAAARGGHPADLGDHTPERVAHLAATAGRPLLLLLDGPEEMPPVLAHRLAEWIQGTTAWLRETGTHLVVACREEYWERAGAGFPPDLLHAPRGAQAPPAGLATTPTPLLPPCVRLTALTPDEARRVRARYGIPEGALAERDARHPLALRLLSEVRAATPDAPAAAGPVDRHEVFAAHLDLMCLRIAVRLAAESGLRGTAVRRLAARVAGQVHEAARRSLGPGQGELDRESFEAVFPWGPAPARLGGGTGWASAVLTEGLLVPAGTGYRFAHEELADWIQGMHLDLDEALHALVHRPHTPRQPAPVPVPHHRVGPVVQALLLLARQHGSRQLAARLRDLTDALDQDPGSWWAARLLARTLLQVPDATPYTEVLRLLADRIVAWSRARRPVPAEFAPVFWTELPLPDAERLDLLRRLVLADQAAPGPGGRHLDAVAGLLAAAPAVVQPELIRWFDDERPLPATPHATVATAAQALLHTHRHGAPDTLTDLLVAAAHRRADELLATLAEDEPSAVCRAVDRWAHDERPARRAAAVAFGLRAAPHARTEADRERLRHCALAVLARPADRTLHGGALALLVHDPHTREQHLAAALRHFTDGDPHLPPGALAPALATHPEPVLEAFAARLHAPDPAEALHTLVDATPPALACRVAALARAAVRQRPETAGLLAGRLAAHVDRRLEQGPTARPVLLPLVTGLLDDGHGPEPLRAALASVLAAPGTPASRPLRRELLEILLAREQEPSVLDAVLHAAAAHGERPEEEIRGLVHRTGLLLVRTPEGATRFDRGLVDLGRHVPGFATLMARWLTDTPDDWAAVVGPSTRRTLENLAGVRVPA, from the coding sequence ATGGCGGGACGGGGCCCGCGCACCGGAAGCGGTCGCGGGGAGCCGGCGGACGGTACGGGGGAACGGGAAACGCCGGACGGCACCGGCCGCACCCCCGCCCCGCCTCACGCTCCGCCCGACCCCACTCCCGCGCTGGTCCAGATCCGCGACCTGGCCGGCCGCCCCCGGGGCATCGGTTTCCTCGCCGATCACGACGGCACCCTGCTCACCAGCCACGAGGCCGTCGACGGTCTGCCCCGGCTCGTGCTGCACGCCGCCGACGAGGGCACGGGCGAGCGCGTCCGTGTCGTGGACGCCTCCGCCGTCATCCCGCTGCCCGACCGTGACCTGGCCCTCATCCGCACCGAGGGGCTGGGCCTGGTCCCGCTGCCGCTGACCGTGCGGGAGCGGATCGACGCCGGTACGTATGTACGGCTCCCCGCGGGCTGCTGGCGTCAGGCGCGGGTGCTGGCCGCCACCGAGGCGACGTACACCGCCACCGACCGCTTCCATCTGCTCCAGGACGCGCTGGAGCTGGCCATCGGCACCGGCGGCCGGGACGCGCTGCGGCTCGGCGGCGGCGCGGCGGGCGCACCGGTGCTGGACGCGCGGACCGGCGCGGTCCTCGGCGTCGTCGGCACGGCCCTGCACTCCGCGCAGCGCGACGCGGCCTTCGCGGTCCCGCTGCGGCCCGCCGACGGCCCCCTCGGCGAGCTGCTCGCCCGCAACGCGGCGACCGTGCCCGCCTACGGCGCCGACCTCAACCCGGCCGGCATCCTGGAGCTGACCGCCACCTCGGTCGGCCAGGCCGTCCCGCAGTCCGGCCCGGAGCCCGTCGAACGCGCCCTCCCGGCAAGGGAGTTGGCGGCCTTCACGGACGGCGACCGGAGGGTACTCGCCCTCGTCGGCGCCCCGGGCAGCGGCCGTACGACGGAGCTCGCGGCCCTGGCCGCACGCCGGGCCCGTACCGAGCGGCCCGCGCCCACGCTGTGGCTGCGCGGCGCCGACCTGGCGGACGCCGACGGCTCCGTGGCCGACGCGGCCCGCCGCACCCTGGAGCGCGCCGCCCGTATCGTCGCCGCCGCACGCGGCGGCCACCCCGCCGACCTCGGCGACCACACCCCCGAGCGCGTGGCCCACCTCGCCGCGACGGCCGGCCGCCCCCTGCTCCTCCTGCTGGACGGCCCCGAGGAGATGCCCCCCGTCCTGGCCCACCGCCTGGCCGAATGGATCCAGGGCACGACCGCCTGGCTCCGCGAGACCGGCACCCACCTGGTGGTGGCCTGCCGGGAGGAGTACTGGGAGCGGGCCGGAGCGGGCTTCCCACCGGATCTGCTGCACGCGCCGCGCGGCGCGCAGGCTCCGCCGGCCGGCCTCGCCACCACCCCCACGCCCCTCCTCCCACCCTGCGTCCGCCTGACCGCCCTCACCCCCGACGAGGCCCGGCGGGTCCGTGCCCGGTACGGCATCCCGGAGGGCGCCCTGGCCGAGCGTGACGCCCGGCATCCGCTCGCGCTCCGGCTGCTGTCCGAGGTCCGCGCCGCCACTCCGGACGCCCCGGCCGCCGCCGGGCCCGTCGACCGGCACGAGGTGTTCGCGGCCCACCTGGACCTGATGTGTCTGCGCATCGCGGTGCGCCTCGCCGCCGAGAGCGGACTGCGGGGTACGGCCGTACGCCGGCTCGCCGCGCGGGTCGCCGGGCAGGTGCACGAGGCCGCGCGACGCAGCCTCGGGCCCGGGCAGGGCGAGCTGGACCGGGAGTCGTTCGAGGCGGTGTTCCCCTGGGGACCCGCCCCGGCGCGGCTCGGCGGCGGCACCGGCTGGGCGTCCGCCGTCCTCACCGAGGGCCTGCTCGTCCCGGCCGGCACCGGCTACCGCTTCGCGCACGAGGAGCTCGCCGACTGGATCCAGGGCATGCACCTCGACCTGGACGAGGCCCTGCACGCCCTGGTCCACCGCCCCCACACGCCCCGGCAGCCGGCCCCCGTCCCCGTCCCGCACCATCGCGTCGGCCCCGTCGTCCAGGCCCTGCTGCTCCTGGCGAGGCAGCACGGCTCCCGCCAACTCGCGGCGCGGCTACGCGACTTGACCGACGCCCTGGACCAGGACCCCGGCTCCTGGTGGGCCGCCCGGCTGCTCGCCCGCACGCTCCTGCAGGTCCCGGACGCGACGCCGTACACCGAGGTGCTGCGCCTGCTCGCCGACCGGATCGTGGCCTGGAGCCGGGCGCGGCGGCCCGTACCGGCCGAGTTCGCGCCCGTCTTCTGGACCGAGCTGCCCCTCCCGGACGCCGAACGGCTGGACCTGCTGCGCCGGCTCGTGCTGGCCGACCAGGCGGCCCCGGGGCCCGGCGGACGCCACCTCGACGCCGTGGCCGGGCTGCTCGCCGCCGCACCCGCCGTCGTCCAGCCGGAGCTGATCCGCTGGTTCGACGACGAACGGCCCCTGCCCGCGACCCCGCACGCCACCGTCGCGACCGCCGCGCAGGCGCTGTTGCACACCCACCGGCACGGCGCGCCGGACACCCTCACCGACCTCCTGGTGGCCGCCGCCCACCGGCGCGCCGACGAACTGCTCGCCACGCTCGCCGAGGACGAGCCGTCGGCCGTGTGCCGGGCCGTCGACCGCTGGGCGCACGACGAGCGCCCCGCGCGCCGGGCGGCGGCCGTGGCGTTCGGGCTGCGCGCGGCCCCGCACGCGCGCACGGAGGCCGACCGCGAGCGCTTGCGCCACTGCGCCCTCGCCGTGCTCGCCCGCCCCGCCGACCGCACCCTGCACGGCGGCGCCCTCGCCCTGCTGGTCCACGACCCGCACACCCGGGAGCAGCACCTGGCAGCGGCCCTGCGGCACTTCACCGACGGCGACCCGCACCTCCCGCCCGGCGCCCTGGCCCCCGCCCTCGCCACCCACCCCGAACCGGTCCTGGAGGCGTTCGCCGCCCGCCTGCACGCCCCGGACCCGGCGGAGGCCCTGCACACCCTCGTCGACGCCACGCCCCCCGCCCTCGCCTGCAGGGTCGCCGCCCTCGCCCGGGCGGCCGTACGGCAGCGCCCGGAGACCGCGGGACTCCTCGCCGGCCGGCTCGCCGCCCACGTCGACCGCCGGCTGGAGCAGGGCCCTACCGCTCGCCCCGTCCTGCTGCCGCTCGTCACCGGCCTCCTCGACGACGGACACGGCCCGGAACCGCTCCGCGCCGCCCTCGCCTCCGTCCTGGCCGCCCCGGGCACCCCCGCCTCCCGGCCGCTGCGCCGCGAGCTGCTGGAGATCCTGCTGGCCCGCGAACAGGAGCCGTCCGTCCTGGACGCCGTCCTGCACGCGGCGGCCGCGCACGGCGAGCGCCCGGAGGAGGAGATCCGCGGGCTCGTCCACCGCACCGGCCTGCTCCTGGTCCGCACCCCCGAGGGCGCCACCCGCTTCGACCGCGGCCTGGTCGACCTGGGCCGGCACGTGCCCGGCTTCGCCACGCTGATGGCCCGCTGGCTCACCGACACCCCGGACGACTGGGCCGCCGTGGTGGGCCCGAGCACCCGCCGCACCCTGGAGAACCTGGCCGGCGTGCGCGTACCGGCGTGA